Genomic DNA from Acidimicrobiales bacterium:
GATGCGGTCGAGGGGCTCGACCTCGCCGAACGGGTCGGGCTCGTCCGACCCGATGACACCGGCGGTCGGCGGTTCACCTTCGGTCACGCTCTGGTGCAGCAGGCGCTCTACCGGCAGTTGACCACGATCGGCCGGATGCGACGCCACCGAGCAGCCGCCGACGCCATGTCGAGCCGTCCGGGTTCGGGGAACGTGTTCGAGCGGCTCCATCACCTCCGGAGCGCGGGGTCGCTGGCCGATCCCATGGAGATCATCGAGGCGGCCGGGGCGGCAGCGTCGGAGGCCTCGGGCAAGCTCGCTCTCGCCGACGCGGTGCAGTTCCGTCAGCTGGCCGTCGACCAGTCGATCGCCGCAGGTATCGACCAGCGCGAGCTCGCCGTCGCCCTGGCGGCGCTCGGACGAGCCCAGACCGCCAACGCACTGCAGGTCGGCAAAGCCACGATGGTCGAGGCATCTGCGGCCGCCCACGCTGCCGGTGACTGGGACCTCGTTGCCGACATCGCCATCGCCTACGGCGGCGAACTGAAGGAGAACCAGGCGCCACCCGATGTGAGCGAGCCCGTCGAGCTGATCACACGAGCGCTCGACCACCACCGAGCGCCGACCGCTCGGCGAGCCCGGTTGTTGTCGGCGTTGGGTGTTTGGCAGCGACAGCATCGGCCGTACACGGAGCGATTGGCTGCGGTCGACGAGGCGCTCGACATCGCACGGGCCCTTGGTGACCAGCGCACCCTGGCCATGATCTTGTCCGAGCGCCACCGCGCCCTCCATGGGCCGAACGCTGTTGCCGAAGCGCTCGATGCCTCGTACGAGTTGGAGTCGCTCGCTGCGGAGCTGGGGTCGGACGCACTCGACTTCCAAGCCATGTATCTGCGGGTGATCGGAGCGATGGAACTCGGCGATTGGGATGTGGCGACCGCGCACGCCGACCGCCTGATCTCGGCCGGAGCAAAGCTGCAAAATGTCGAAGGTCGGCGGCTGCAGGCAATGTGGCGAAACATCGACGCACAGGTTCGTGGCGACTGGGAGGAGAGCAGGCGTCACGTCGAGGAGCTCATGGCGATCATCGCCGACTACCCGAAGGCCGATATCGAACGGCTCTTCGGGGCGACGAGCTTCGTCCCCCTGTGGTTCGAGCATGGCTCGCCGTTCCTCATCCAGATCACCGGTACCTCCGGCGGTCGAGCATCGACCCGGGCCTGGTTCGCGGCCGAGGCCGGCTCGGTCGACATTGCGCGGGCGAGTCTCGCCGAGGCACCATCGGTGGCCGATCTCGAAGCGAGCCTCGACTACATGTGGTGGCACGATGCGGTGTCACTCACTCGTGCCGCCGCAGCCCTGGGCGACTGCGAACTTGCCGCAGATCTCTACCGGATCATGCTCCCGTTCCGTTCGTCGAATGCGATGATGGGATTCGCCACGTTCCTGGGGGCCGCCGAACACCACCTGGGCACACTCGCCACCACGCTGGGGCGGGTCGATGAGGCGCGACAGCACTACGAGCGAGCTGCCGAACGCCATCGTGCGATGGGCGCCGTCGCGTTCGGCACGCTGACCGAGTCGGAGCTGGCAGCGTTGGGCTGAAGCGTTGGGCCGGGCCTCACGCGCCGTGGCGGTCGAGGTGCTCGATGATGCGGGGGAAGACGTCGCGGGCGGCGTGCTGGCCGACGATGCCATCGAGGTGGGCGTAGTCCGGCAGATACAGCAGGTCGTGGAGCTCGGCGTCGTGGTGCGAGCGCAGCCACGCCAGCGTCTTCGCCATACCGCTCGGGCGGAAGATGTGATTCTTCTCGCCCTGGATGAAGAGCACCGGAAGGTCGAGGCGTTCGACGTGGGGAAGATAGGTGTCGTTGCCGTCGGCATCGACGGCTGCTCGCTTGCGCATCATCAGCGAGAGCTGACGGAGCGGCGTGACTTCGCCGACACCGAAGGCTGCGGTGAACGACTCATGTGTGGCCGCATTGAGCTGGCTGTGGGTGTGGGTGAGTCCGAAGACGGCGTTGAGCCAGCGACACATCGGCACCTGACACGACTCGCCCCGAGGGACGGGCAGGATCCGTGCTGCGAGATCGATGGATCGGTCGGCCATGCGATGCCCGACGCTCGGTTGCAGCCTGCGAACGCCGAGCCAGGCGAGCACGTCGACGAGGTGGAGGGCGTTCTTGAAGCGGTTGAAGCGGCTCGTCTCCGGGTGGAGGGGGAATTGCGAGCAGACCGCGGTGCGGACCCCTTCGAGTCCGTCGAGTAGCGCCATCAAGATGGTGACCGAACCGACGCAGTGGCCGATGACGGCGACGTCGCCGGCGCCAGTCTGTCGCCGCACTTCGTCGACGGCGCGCTGCCAGTCGATTCGGGCGATGTCGTCGATCGTGAACTCGCGGCGACACGATGGAAGGGCGATGCTTGCCCGATAGTCGAACAGCCACACGTCGTAGCCGGCAGCGACCAGATCCTCGGCGAGTGACGTGGCGTTCGTGGTTTCGGCGAACGAGCTGGCCCGCATGCTGAACCCGGCAGCGAGGAGGACCGGCCCCTTGTCGCCGCCTCGGTGCCGGGTGAGGAGCAGCTCGCTCGTTGGATCGACACTCTGCAGGATCGATGTGCCGTGACGCTCGAGGTGATCCGCGGCGCTGAGGGCGGCCTCGTTCGATGCGTCCCGGTCGAGCGTCTCCCACCCCTGGTCGGCCACGAAGACCGTGAAGGAGGGGATCGGGAGTCGAAGTGGACGGTCGGCTGGCAGCGGTCGATGGAGATGCCGCTCGCCCTCGGCCAACACCCCGCCGTAGATCGGGAGGAAGGCGCCCTTGAACGCTCGAGCGAACCGGTAGCGGTTGCGCAGGCGCCGCGCGACGCTGCCCGGAGCGTCGATGGTGGCCAACTGCCGCAGGAGGTCCGGGACCGAGATCTCGAGAATGCCACGTCCAACGACGACGTCGTCGGCGTCGTGCCCGATGTTGTCGCCTTCGGCACCGTCGCCGCCAT
This window encodes:
- a CDS encoding AAA family ATPase, which gives rise to MSDNQPAVAEDDVSSPPADVATMLFVDQVGSTRLLAELGDEAMVAIRGDLWSMFTRVVAEHGGRVLSDEGDGGSALFELANDAAAAGLAMLAATADRDDLVLRAGCNTGPVLPTATGMVGLAIHLAARVCDAAPARHLAASEATVEALRQDSAAVRYTNFGRRNMKGLPTPVALTIVTGVDDPALDVVGIERVESSPLLEETVDATAFVGRVAEIVQLHRALFPPRSDQPRLVLLAGDAGSGKTALAYHVARELSEDGVLCLIGRSDEALDDPFFEIIEMLRPVARSLPVDDVSAHIERHGTIVARLLPELLDRVEAEHPGDDDAAPDRQHLFDAIGDLLAVLSDRQPLVLLFEDLHWASAQTLDLLRSLLRSSRLLGTSLLFTLRPQAGELNSAATEFVHWLAASHHAARIDLGPLDRTEVAGLCQTLLGVIDRDALDVLLGYLMDQTAGNALFCTELLRSFRDGSSVTSGAAIDLDALSTMPSTVQELALARVRKLGADVADVLTDAAVLGESFDLAELRAMSGGDAVEGLDLAERVGLVRPDDTGGRRFTFGHALVQQALYRQLTTIGRMRRHRAAADAMSSRPGSGNVFERLHHLRSAGSLADPMEIIEAAGAAASEASGKLALADAVQFRQLAVDQSIAAGIDQRELAVALAALGRAQTANALQVGKATMVEASAAAHAAGDWDLVADIAIAYGGELKENQAPPDVSEPVELITRALDHHRAPTARRARLLSALGVWQRQHRPYTERLAAVDEALDIARALGDQRTLAMILSERHRALHGPNAVAEALDASYELESLAAELGSDALDFQAMYLRVIGAMELGDWDVATAHADRLISAGAKLQNVEGRRLQAMWRNIDAQVRGDWEESRRHVEELMAIIADYPKADIERLFGATSFVPLWFEHGSPFLIQITGTSGGRASTRAWFAAEAGSVDIARASLAEAPSVADLEASLDYMWWHDAVSLTRAAAALGDCELAADLYRIMLPFRSSNAMMGFATFLGAAEHHLGTLATTLGRVDEARQHYERAAERHRAMGAVAFGTLTESELAALG